TTTTCCAACTAGTTGAAACTTTATGATTATCAGAACTGTAAATAATAATCAAACATAACTTCTGACATATCCTATGCTAGAAAGAAGTTGCTAATTCTTAGTTTAATCACTCAGTTAATGTTAGGCATATATCAACAATTTTGTCAACAGTTAAACAATTGCAATATTGCTTGATGACAATATACTAGTAAGTATTTTTTTGGCCAACCTGCTGATAAGAAACTGTGTCAAACGTTTAAAGGTACTGTAATCTGGCTTCTCTTGACACAACTATAACTAACTTCAGTAAACATTTCTCACAAGGCTACTTTTTGCTGAACTGCTCCGTTCACTGTGTAGATGCAGCGTTGTCCTCCTGTCACTAAGAGGCGCTCTAAGCTTAAGAACTCGAACAGTCTTCCGGGGCCATTTACTTCCGCTGCCTGGATAGACTTGTGTCGCAGATTCGACAGATATTCGggtttttctgaaacaaatgtgctttataattttttattcgGGGGTTATACACAGCCTCTGCGTTCCTCACTTCACTGCATGAAatagttttctatttgttttcgTTGACTCGTAGGGAAAAAATGAGTGGAGAAAAAGCAGGtaagaatttaatttaattttaactcGAATATGTTGGTGGAGTCCTCATTTTCTCCTTGGTGCCAATCGCACGAACACGTTCATTACTCTGTAAATATATTCACAACCCTTGAATAACTTCACATTACAGTCATAAACGTCTAAGTATTTAATTAGGTCTTTATGTAATAGACTATCACAAGGTAGCCAGAATTGCGGAAGGAAAATTAGATATGCTTTTGAACAGTTTTTACAAACAAGCCTAAAAAGGGGCATGTAAATGTAATCAGCTAAGAAGAAAGCATTCTTGAAACAAGGGCATAAATGTCCCAAttaaagtttgctacaagccatgagAATGACACAGGAAACACGTGCTTTGGTCAGAGTCCATCCAAACTGAACACTTTGGCCAGCTTGTAAAACACTGCATCTATGACTTTACCTTGATCATACTGTCCTCACAATGTTAcgtggtggtgacagcatcgtGCAGAGGGCAACCTTTACTTTTGCAGGGACAGGGGAGCTAATCAGCGTTAATGAGAAGCTGAATGCAGTAGAATTCAAATATTGGGAGAAAAACCTATTAAAGACAGCAGAAGCCTTGAGACTGGAGTGGAAgttcaacttccagcaggacaacgactaAGTATAAACGTAGaggattaaagcatatttatggtttagaatggcttagtcaaagtccagacctaaatccaacagtCTGTGGCAAGACTCAAAAGATGATCTCTATCCAGACTGAGCTTGATCCTTTTTTACAAAGAAGGGCATGTTCTTAGTTTCTAGAAGTGCACAACTGGTAGAGATAAGACCTGCAGCTGTCATTACAGCATGTGACTATCAACTCAGACAGGCAgaatttttgcacatttatgcactactttgtgttgctctgcaacataaaatcctaataaaatggaTTAAAGTTTTTGATTTTAATATGACAAAAGTTCAATGGGGGTTAATACTTTTTTAAGGCTTTGATTGTTACTCCTGTGTTGACCTCGGTAACCTCcaccttgtttttctttctattttctttCCAGGTGGTTCTGTGTTCATGTGCCGCCTGTGCAACCTGTTCTCTCCCAGTCGCTCCCAACTGCTGGCCCATTGCTCCAGGAATCACCCCCAACATGAGCCTCCGGATAGCATCATGACTGCACTGCAGCCACTTATAACTGAGCCTGTGGAGAAGCTGCCAGGTAAAAGTACCATGCTTTTGCAGGAATCACCTACAAGTTATCTTTCAGCAAGTATCACTCCATTCACTCAATCAAGAATTAAGTACACTTAATTTAAGATAAAAACTTGTACTCAAACTCCATCCCATTTGTTGTTTAAACTTGTGTGTGGACTTAATGACATGTAGTACAAACTAACATGAGAAATGAGAAGAAATATGTCAACCTGAAACACAGCTCAAATTGGCAGTCCTCTTACTTTTGCTTTGTTACTGGTGTTCAGAGAGTCCAGTTAAGCGGAAACGAGGAAGACCAAAAGGTTCAACCAAGAAGCTACTCAGGGACTTGGCAGAGGGGACCACTTTTGCCACCCAGTGGGCAGAGGAAGATATGAAAAAAGAAGAATTGAGAATCAAGGAGGGAGTGCAACAGTGCGGTCCAGTCAGAGATGGTACTGTTTTCATTCAAATATAgcctattattcttttatttatgtCTACAGGGTAGTCAGATCTGTCCCACATAGTTCAGATATTACTGAAATACCTTGTACCTAAATATGCAGCAGATGGTGCTCTTAATGCCTTCTGGTCGTGTTTGCTTTCTTTCTGTTAAGGTGAAAGCCAGGATGGGGTTTTAGGGCTTGAATGCAGAAACTGCCATCGCACATTCAGCAACAGACGACAGATCGTCAAACACATCTGCCTGAGAGAGGACGATGAAGAGGAGGATGGCCAACAGAATGGTGAGGACAGTGGACAGATGTGTGAAAGTATAGGTGCTATGAATGTTTCCGCTGCCAGACTAATTTGGGGCTTACTGAAGGAGCATGTAAAGAATTGTTTttcaattaattattatttactgTCTATATCTCACACAAATGTTCGAAAAATTACCAATACTGTATGAGAATATAATATTAAGTTACAGGAATTAACAAATTAAGCCTTTTTAGGAAGCACACGTGATTCAGAAGAAGGTTCAAGAGGAGCAGATACAaaccagacaaaacaaaaaccaacaagacctggacacaaaagagaaaagggTCAGTGTATTATCTCAAAGAAAGTTTTTCGAATTGTTTATTACCAAAGGAAACTCTAAatatctgattttctttttaaatttttttattttttacattcagATACCAGCGGCTCTAAACTCAACAGGGTTTGCAGCGAAAGAGCAGGACGGAAAAAATCTGTCATTAGTGTTGTTCTGACACAAGATGAAATACTTCCAGGTTAAACTGAaagatcctttttttttaactatttttatattttaaccaGAAAGCTTTTTCTTTTAGAATAATGTTACTTTGAACCCAGCAGGTGTTTGTAAAATGGTGCCAGTAGAAGATATTTCAGCAGAAACGGAGTCTGCAGCTGTCCAAGCTCAACATCAGGTAAGCAAGAGATTAGTGTGAAATAATAAAgggtcatttctgcaaaatgatttaattattaCTACTTTTCTTTATTACCTGTCAGCAGTAGTTTGTGTTATGAGGGAACGGAGCTCCATAAGAGCTCTGGGATAAAGAGTTAACATTGCTGTTTCTTTAGTTAAAAGGTCAAAATAAGTAATGAAAAGGTGCGAAAGAAGGGGTTCGACCACGATGCCATTTATGCATAAGTTATACTGTTATTTGGCTCTGGCAACATTTGGACGTCTAGCTGTTAAATTTGCCAACTTCTAAGATTTTCCTAATATTTTTGCCTTTGtagcataaaaatataaaacctcaCAGCGTTATAGCTTTGAAGCAACATTCGTTTTTTTAGCTCTCTTTTTGGGGGAATAATTCATGTTCTCTGGATGGTTTAGTTGAGTCAGAAGTTCTTGGCAGAACCCTAAAATCTGTGTTTAGGCTGATTCAGCTTTGTCaactttgctttttaaaaaatgtgtattGTGTTCTAAATTGTATCCATTTATACGGAAAATGTGTCAGTTCTCTAACAAAATCTTAAAGGTTTTAGTTGCGCTTTGTCAaattttattaaacaatttACTTTAATCCATGACGTCTAtcttaaagttgtttttatggaatattttgTGTAATCAGGGCCTTCCAAGTGGAGTTACCTTCTGTGAAAATAACCAGACAACAGAAGATGAGCCGAAGTAAGCAGAAAATATCTGTCTTCTTTTATGTTGGATGCTGTGCATAATATGgaattatacactgctcaaaaaaataaagggaacactcaaataacacatcctagatctgaatgaatgaaatattctcattgaatactttgttctgtacaaagttgaatgtgctgacaacaaaatcagacaaaaatcatcaatggaaatcaaatttattaaccaatggaggcctggatttggagtcacacacaaaattaaagtggaaaaacacactacaggctgatccaactttcatgtaatgtccttaaaacaagtctaaatgaggctcagtattgtgtgtggcctccaggtgtctgtatgacctccctacaacgcctgggctcctgatgagatggtggatggtctcctgagagatctcctcccagacctggactaaagcatccaccaactcctggacagtctgtggtgcaacgtgacgttggtggatggagcgagacatgatgtcccagatgtgctcaattggattcaggtctggggaacgggcgggccagtccatagcttcaatgtcttcatcttgcaggaactgctgacacactccagccacatgaggtctagcattgtcctgcattaggaggaacccagggccaaccgcaccagaatatggtctcacaaggggtctgaggatctcatctcggtacctaatggcagtcaggctacctctggcgagcacatggaggaccatgcagccctccaaagaaataccaccccacaccattactgacccactgccaaactggtcatgctgaaggatgttgcaggcagcagatctctctccacggtgtctccagactctgtcacgtctgtcacgtgtgctcagtgtgaatctgctttcatctgtgaagagcacagggctccagtggcaaatttgccaattctggtgttctctgttcctccttgcacaaaggtggaggtagcggtcctgctgctgggttgttgccctcctattgcctcctccacatctcctggtgtactggcctgtctcctggtagcgcctccaggctctggacactacgctgacagacacagcaaaccttcttgccacagctcgcattgatgtgccatcctggatgagcttcactacctgagccacttgtgtgggttgtagagtccgtctcatgttaccacgagtgtgaaagcaccaccaacattcaaaagtgaccaaaacatcagccagaaagcataggtactgagaagtggtctgtggtccccacctgcagaaccactcctttattgagtgtgtcttgctaatcaccaaagatttccccctgttgtctattctatttacacaacatcatgtgaaattgattgtcaatcaatgttgcttcctaagtggacagtttgatttcacacaaGTTTGATTTagttggagttatattgtgttgtttaagtgttccctttattttgttgAGCAGTGTACAAACGAGAAAAAGCAATTTACGATTAACAGAAAAACcaatgttgttttgttctcCTCATAGCTCTAATTTGAAGTCAGAAGCAACAGCCAGCAAAGGGTTCCAGGAATATTCTATCAAGCAAGATGCTGCCAAGTAATATATCCTATAGAACAAatataaaagtttttcattttaaaactattaattttgaagaaaattacagtttggctttttaaatcatttttgtaagtttaaaataaaatttgcatTGCTGTGTTACATTTTGTTCCCCCAAAAGCAGCCACAATTCAATGAATTATTatgtaaaatacataaaatttctttctttgttctaGTTTACCCCAGAGCAAGCTGAAGATCTTTGCCTGCGAGTTTTGCAATAAGATCTTTAAGTTCAGACATTCATTGGTCGCCCATCTCCGGACACACACCAGGGAGAAACCCTTTCAGTGTCCACACTGTGACTATGCCTCAGCCATCAAAGGTAACACATTGAGTTAGTGGAATGAAATAGCTACAGTTCAGTGTTTAAGAAAGAGGAGAAAGTGTTCATTTGTACTGATTATTTTCCTTAAAAGCCAACCTGAATGTTCACCTGAGGAAACACACAGGAGAGAAGTTCAGCTGTGAGCACTGCGCCTTCAGCTGCTTCAGCCCAGGACACCTCAAGGTGAGGTTATCATTACACTTCTTATTTTTAAGGTTACATCTAATTCTAATCTGTTTGTAGATGCTTTAGCATTCTTATCCTGATCATCtaagtctgttttattttattttattagctcAACTTAAACTTTTAGGTCGAAATGACTGTTATTAGTTGACAGCTGGTTGACTACGTCTCTGCTGATGCAGGTTCACACAGAGCGAGTCCATCTGAAGATGAAGCAGCACTGCAGCTTCTGTCAGAAAAAATACTCTGACGTGAAGAACCTGCTGAAACACATGGAGGCACGGCACAACCTGAAAGACTCTGCCGTTCTCCAGACCTACCAGAAACTAAGGTTTGATCCTTCGTAGAGCCTAAATTGCCGGGAGGCTGGGTGAGATGGGGTGGATTGAGGCGTAAATATCATATAAAATGCTTGTTGTTGCTCAGTTTTCCACAAGTTAGAGAACAGTTTTTAAAGACACAATGTTGCAGTGTTGACCACCAGGGGCATGGATTTTCTCAGTAATGAAGGGctttcagttattatttgtattaACCATTCATTTCTCAGGGCAAAGTGATAACGCAAAGTAAAAGTTCAGtgtttaacaataataattggATATAAAAATTAGAAttcattgtggattttctctaatccacacatggtcaagatttttcaacaaaggctcaaacataaacaaacacacCCAGTAATATTTGGGATAAATGTCACTGAGCAAGTTGCCGAGCATCCACACAGTCTGTAGTTCTCAACAACCTCTTGGCATAATTCTGTCTGTATATTCATTGGATATTTGATCACTCATCCCTACATAAAATAGTAGCCTGTCTTTATTAAGTACAAAACCAGTTAGGATGTGTGATAGGACACTgtaaatttaaattcaaaagtGTAGATTTAGGAGGTTCGTGTATGGTCAGTACCCTCtcagtctacaggtccttctcaaaatattagcatattgtgataaagttcattattttccataatgtaatgatgaaaatttaacattcatatattttagattcattgcacactaactgaaatatttcaggtcttttattgtcttaatacggatgattttggcatacagctcatgaaaacccaaattcctatctcacaaaattagcatatttcatccgaccaataaaagaaaagtgtttttaatacaaaaaacgtcaaccttcaaataatcatgtacagttatggcactcaatacttggtcgggaatcctttggcagaaatgactgcttcaatgcggcgtggcatggaggcaatcagcctgtggcactgctgaggtcttatggaggcccagaatgcttcgatagcggcctttagctcatccagagtgttgggtcttgagtctctcaacgttctcttcacaatatcccacagattctctatggggttcaggtcaggagagttggcaggccaattgagcacagtgataccatggtcagtaaaccatttaccagtggttttggcactgtgagcaggtgccaggtcgtgctgaaaaatgaaatcttcatctccataaagcttttcagcagatggaagcatgaagtgctccaaaatctcctgatagctagctgcattgaccctgcccttgataaaacacagtggaccaacaccagcagctgacacggcaccccagaccatcactgactgtgggtacttgacactggacttctggcattttggcatttccttctccccagtcttcctccagactctggcaccttgatttccgaatgacatgcagaatttgctttcatccgaaaaaagtactttggaccactgagcaacagtccagtgctgcttctctgtagcccaggtcaggcgcttctgccgctgtttctggttcaaaagtggcttgacctggggaatgcggcacctgtagcccatttcctgcacatgcctgtgcacggtggctctggatgtttctactccagactcagtccactgcttccgcaggtcccccaaggtctggaatcggcccttctccacaatcttcctcagggtctggtcacctcttctcgttgtgcagcgttttctgccacactttttccttcccacagacttcccactgaggtgccttgatacagcactctgggaacagcctattcgttcagaaatgtctttctgtgtcttaccctcttgcttgagggtatcaatagtggccttctggacagcagtcaggtcggcagtcttacccatgattggggttttgagtgatgaaccaggctgggagttttaaaggcctcaggaatcttttgcaggtgtttagagttaactcgttgattcagatgattaggttcatagctcgtttagagacccttttaatgatatgctaattttgtgagataggaattttgggttttcataagctgtatgccaaaatcatccatattaagacaataaaagacctgaaatatttcagttagtgtgcaatgaatctaaaatatatgaatgttaaattttcattatgacattatggaaaataatgaactttatcacaatatgctaatattttgagaaggacctgtagatgatgTTGAAGTTGCTTCATTGTGGAAAGTACCACTGGTGTTCCAACAGTTTCCAGCTTATGACAGGCTTCACTCATGGTTGTTTCTAAACATCCTAATAAATTTACATTCATCTGAAGTGACAGTTGGAGTTGATGGTTAAAACTTAGACATAATAAGTTGCCCCAAGGGGAcattgatcccaaacacacataaaaGAGAGGGGTCCCCAAGCAACTAGCCCTATTAGAAATGAATGGATTATACTTAAAAGTCAGCTTTGTGCCATAAAACCAACCAAATGAGCTCTATCAATTTTGATTAATATTGTATGAAATATCCAATCAGATTTTTGAAAGAGTCTGGTTAATGGATAGCAAAAATATTTGGCTGCTCTGCAGCTTGAgagatttattaaattattagaggggatatatatgtatattttgagCCTATATCAGTCCATACAGAACAAGGAGCTGTTCTAttcaaataaacctttaaaagctcaaaattaatttaacattcatgtacaATATGGCCCCCATGACCATGTAAGGGTAAGCAGGTACAGATAATAGATGGGTAGAGGGAGGTCTATGATGGGTGTATGTAAACTCCTGACCAGAACACTTTTTATTCTTTAGTTTTCTTCCAGTTTATTTCTACTACGCCTTTATGTGAAGATTTAAGcaaatatttgcaaaataaagCAGAGGCTCTGATAAAGCTCACAGAGAGGCTTAAGGGAAAATAACATATTTAGCTGAATGTTTGGATTTGGGAAGATTATGCTGTCCACTTTTTTCTAACTCTAACACACCTGGTTTACCATTCTTCTGTCTGTATTCTGCAGGTTAAAGACTCGTCAGGGCCTGAGGCAGCTCCTGTACCACTGCCCTACCTGTAACCGACGCTTCAAAAACCAGCAGGAGCGGGAGCGCCACCTACTGATCCATGGCCCTCAGCCGCCCTTTGCCTGCCTGCTCTGTGACCACAATGCAACCAAGATGGACGCCCTCGCCGCCCACGTCAGGAAGCACCTCTTCCTGTACGTGTGCAGTGTCTGCGACAAAAAACTGGTTAGTTCACAGAGACTTAGGGGTCACCTGGAGGAGAGTCACAGTGAGCTGGACATGGAGGAGACCTTCGCTGACTGTATCAAGATCAGCTACTATCTGATACCGCCTGAAGGAGGCGGAGGAAGCAAGGAGGTCGAGGACACAGAGAGGGAAACGACCTTCAAGGAAAGTGGGACTGACAGGACAAAGGTAGAAGGCGAAAAGGGTCCTATTGAAGTTGAAGAGCAGCTGCGCGAAGATGGGACGCAGGAGCAGGAGGAAGAACAAACCAAATCTGAACAGGTGATGGAAGAAgagaaaggaaaagaagaacGATTAAACATCGGGGGAGCTCAGAAAGATTCACAGGACACATGTGATGAGGC
This genomic stretch from Girardinichthys multiradiatus isolate DD_20200921_A chromosome 3, DD_fGirMul_XY1, whole genome shotgun sequence harbors:
- the LOC124865880 gene encoding zinc finger protein ZFAT-like isoform X3 encodes the protein MSGEKAGGSVFMCRLCNLFSPSRSQLLAHCSRNHPQHEPPDSIMTALQPLITEPVEKLPESPVKRKRGRPKGSTKKLLRDLAEGTTFATQWAEEDMKKEELRIKEGVQQCGPVRDGESQDGVLGLECRNCHRTFSNRRQIVKHICLREDDEEEDGQQNGSTRDSEEGSRGADTNQTKQKPTRPGHKREKDTSGSKLNRVCSERAGRKKSVISVVLTQDEILPAGVCKMVPVEDISAETESAAVQAQHQGLPSGVTFCENNQTTEDEPNSNLKSEATASKGFQEYSIKQDAANLPQSKLKIFACEFCNKIFKFRHSLVAHLRTHTREKPFQCPHCDYASAIKANLNVHLRKHTGEKFSCEHCAFSCFSPGHLKVHTERVHLKMKQHCSFCQKKYSDVKNLLKHMEARHNLKDSAVLQTYQKLRLKTRQGLRQLLYHCPTCNRRFKNQQERERHLLIHGPQPPFACLLCDHNATKMDALAAHVRKHLFLYVCSVCDKKLVSSQRLRGHLEESHSELDMEETFADCIKISYYLIPPEGGGGSKEVEDTERETTFKESGTDRTKVEGEKGPIEVEEQLREDGTQEQEEEQTKSEQVMEEEKGKEERLNIGGAQKDSQDTCDEAAAEERLHNPAACVSAADTPAEKTHSSLSPGSVHTSSLGDRTQENTQADAGNTSVASNIASSLLSGISNVSDLTAEIHSPSDSLVENSQTSPTEKSAFQQVFSSLHKTLLDMETYQRLRKIYGDLECQYCGKLFWYKVHYNVHVRTHTKEHLHYCSKCSYSSITKSSLKRHHIQKHSGLLLPCSSPGCKYSTPDKYKLHAHMRTQHEQESRAVCPICQRSYPQHRLKHHLKSSHPDKVPVGGKGLMVQRAEKCPYCDSYFLKNSSDFQQHIWAHQGLKPYVCSVCNYSSCNRSNLKTHMNRHNIEKHHLCDLCGKKFKSKLTLKSHRLSHTDEGRKFRCSECPFTSVFKPSLLRHMEQHAKFKPFHCAHCHYSCNNAGALKRHYNIKHPEETYENAGPGLPNSETLKQQGGMKCPECEFVYGTKWELTRHLKTKHNLKVVEGNWEVSGETEAQYSPVENEEHTTEAPTAVLDNNDHVQQIAELSSETHNAVASMVAVAPGTVTVLQQVAQEQEVGDCSNQLMVVNADEGLDGNQVMVVEDGHGLDALTVLTQGENTYHYIVYIQEQTVEIN
- the LOC124865880 gene encoding zinc finger protein ZFAT-like isoform X1, translating into MSGEKAGGSVFMCRLCNLFSPSRSQLLAHCSRNHPQHEPPDSIMTALQPLITEPVEKLPESPVKRKRGRPKGSTKKLLRDLAEGTTFATQWAEEDMKKEELRIKEGVQQCGPVRDGESQDGVLGLECRNCHRTFSNRRQIVKHICLREDDEEEDGQQNGSTRDSEEGSRGADTNQTKQKPTRPGHKREKDTSGSKLNRVCSERAGRKKSVISVVLTQDEILPAGVCKMVPVEDISAETESAAVQAQHQGLPSGVTFCENNQTTEDEPNSNLKSEATASKGFQEYSIKQDAANLPQSKLKIFACEFCNKIFKFRHSLVAHLRTHTREKPFQCPHCDYASAIKANLNVHLRKHTGEKFSCEHCAFSCFSPGHLKVHTERVHLKMKQHCSFCQKKYSDVKNLLKHMEARHNLKDSAVLQTYQKLRLKTRQGLRQLLYHCPTCNRRFKNQQERERHLLIHGPQPPFACLLCDHNATKMDALAAHVRKHLFLYVCSVCDKKLVSSQRLRGHLEESHSELDMEETFADCIKISYYLIPPEGGGGSKEVEDTERETTFKESGTDRTKVEGEKGPIEVEEQLREDGTQEQEEEQTKSEQVMEEEKGKEERLNIGGAQKDSQDTCDEAAAEERLHNPAACVSAADTPAEKTHSSLSPGSVHTSSLGDRTQENTQADAGNTSVASNIASSLLSGISNVSDLTAEIHSPSDSLVENSQTSPTEKSAFQQVFSSLHKTLLDMETYQRLRKIYGDLECQYCGKLFWYKVHYNVHVRTHTKEHLHYCSKCSYSSITKSSLKRHHIQKHSGLLLPCSSPGCKYSTPDKYKLHAHMRTQHEQESRAVCPICQRSYPQHRLKHHLKSSHPDKVPVGGKGLMVQRAEKCPYCDSYFLKNSSDFQQHIWAHQGLKPYVCSVCNYSSCNRSNLKTHMNRHNIEKHHLCDLCGKKFKSKLTLKSHRLSHTDEGRKFRCSECPFTSVFKPSLLRHMEQHAKFKPFHCAHCHYSCNNAGALKRHYNIKHPEETYENAGPGLPNSETLKQQGGMKCPECEFVYGTKWELTRHLKTKHNLKVVEGNWEVSGETEAQYSPVENEEHTTEAPTAVLDNNDHVQQIAELSSETHNAVASMVAVAPGTVTVLQQLQVAQEQEVGDCSNQLMVVNADEGLDGNQVMVVEDGHGLDALTVLTQGENTYHYIVYIQEQTVEIN
- the LOC124865880 gene encoding zinc finger protein ZFAT-like isoform X2, with the protein product MSGEKAGGSVFMCRLCNLFSPSRSQLLAHCSRNHPQHEPPDSIMTALQPLITEPVEKLPESPVKRKRGRPKGSTKKLLRDLAEGTTFATQWAEEDMKKEELRIKEGVQQCGPVRDGESQDGVLGLECRNCHRTFSNRRQIVKHICLREDDEEEDGQQNGSTRDSEEGSRGADTNQTKQKPTRPGHKREKDTSGSKLNRVCSERAGRKKSVISVVLTQDEILPGVCKMVPVEDISAETESAAVQAQHQGLPSGVTFCENNQTTEDEPNSNLKSEATASKGFQEYSIKQDAANLPQSKLKIFACEFCNKIFKFRHSLVAHLRTHTREKPFQCPHCDYASAIKANLNVHLRKHTGEKFSCEHCAFSCFSPGHLKVHTERVHLKMKQHCSFCQKKYSDVKNLLKHMEARHNLKDSAVLQTYQKLRLKTRQGLRQLLYHCPTCNRRFKNQQERERHLLIHGPQPPFACLLCDHNATKMDALAAHVRKHLFLYVCSVCDKKLVSSQRLRGHLEESHSELDMEETFADCIKISYYLIPPEGGGGSKEVEDTERETTFKESGTDRTKVEGEKGPIEVEEQLREDGTQEQEEEQTKSEQVMEEEKGKEERLNIGGAQKDSQDTCDEAAAEERLHNPAACVSAADTPAEKTHSSLSPGSVHTSSLGDRTQENTQADAGNTSVASNIASSLLSGISNVSDLTAEIHSPSDSLVENSQTSPTEKSAFQQVFSSLHKTLLDMETYQRLRKIYGDLECQYCGKLFWYKVHYNVHVRTHTKEHLHYCSKCSYSSITKSSLKRHHIQKHSGLLLPCSSPGCKYSTPDKYKLHAHMRTQHEQESRAVCPICQRSYPQHRLKHHLKSSHPDKVPVGGKGLMVQRAEKCPYCDSYFLKNSSDFQQHIWAHQGLKPYVCSVCNYSSCNRSNLKTHMNRHNIEKHHLCDLCGKKFKSKLTLKSHRLSHTDEGRKFRCSECPFTSVFKPSLLRHMEQHAKFKPFHCAHCHYSCNNAGALKRHYNIKHPEETYENAGPGLPNSETLKQQGGMKCPECEFVYGTKWELTRHLKTKHNLKVVEGNWEVSGETEAQYSPVENEEHTTEAPTAVLDNNDHVQQIAELSSETHNAVASMVAVAPGTVTVLQQLQVAQEQEVGDCSNQLMVVNADEGLDGNQVMVVEDGHGLDALTVLTQGENTYHYIVYIQEQTVEIN
- the LOC124865880 gene encoding zinc finger protein ZFAT-like isoform X4, which gives rise to MCRLCNLFSPSRSQLLAHCSRNHPQHEPPDSIMTALQPLITEPVEKLPESPVKRKRGRPKGSTKKLLRDLAEGTTFATQWAEEDMKKEELRIKEGVQQCGPVRDGESQDGVLGLECRNCHRTFSNRRQIVKHICLREDDEEEDGQQNGSTRDSEEGSRGADTNQTKQKPTRPGHKREKDTSGSKLNRVCSERAGRKKSVISVVLTQDEILPAGVCKMVPVEDISAETESAAVQAQHQGLPSGVTFCENNQTTEDEPNSNLKSEATASKGFQEYSIKQDAANLPQSKLKIFACEFCNKIFKFRHSLVAHLRTHTREKPFQCPHCDYASAIKANLNVHLRKHTGEKFSCEHCAFSCFSPGHLKVHTERVHLKMKQHCSFCQKKYSDVKNLLKHMEARHNLKDSAVLQTYQKLRLKTRQGLRQLLYHCPTCNRRFKNQQERERHLLIHGPQPPFACLLCDHNATKMDALAAHVRKHLFLYVCSVCDKKLVSSQRLRGHLEESHSELDMEETFADCIKISYYLIPPEGGGGSKEVEDTERETTFKESGTDRTKVEGEKGPIEVEEQLREDGTQEQEEEQTKSEQVMEEEKGKEERLNIGGAQKDSQDTCDEAAAEERLHNPAACVSAADTPAEKTHSSLSPGSVHTSSLGDRTQENTQADAGNTSVASNIASSLLSGISNVSDLTAEIHSPSDSLVENSQTSPTEKSAFQQVFSSLHKTLLDMETYQRLRKIYGDLECQYCGKLFWYKVHYNVHVRTHTKEHLHYCSKCSYSSITKSSLKRHHIQKHSGLLLPCSSPGCKYSTPDKYKLHAHMRTQHEQESRAVCPICQRSYPQHRLKHHLKSSHPDKVPVGGKGLMVQRAEKCPYCDSYFLKNSSDFQQHIWAHQGLKPYVCSVCNYSSCNRSNLKTHMNRHNIEKHHLCDLCGKKFKSKLTLKSHRLSHTDEGRKFRCSECPFTSVFKPSLLRHMEQHAKFKPFHCAHCHYSCNNAGALKRHYNIKHPEETYENAGPGLPNSETLKQQGGMKCPECEFVYGTKWELTRHLKTKHNLKVVEGNWEVSGETEAQYSPVENEEHTTEAPTAVLDNNDHVQQIAELSSETHNAVASMVAVAPGTVTVLQQLQVAQEQEVGDCSNQLMVVNADEGLDGNQVMVVEDGHGLDALTVLTQGENTYHYIVYIQEQTVEIN